AAACTTATTAGTTTTCAGAAGAAGAATTGTTCTTCGATACAACACATCCGGATCAAGAACGTCATTGCTCGGGTCTTGTTGGAGGACGTCAATGGCTTTTTCGTGGAGTCCAAAAATTTTGTACAGAGTTGACAACTGTAGTCTCGCCTCTAGATGTTGAGGAGAGAGTTTTGTTACTATTTCGTAAGCCAGGAGTGACTTCTTCAGGTCCTTGCAGCCAGCGCAAGATTCCGCGTAGCGTAACCAGACAGCTGCCAAACTGTAGTTTTTGGAGTCCACCAACGGTTCAAGGAACATTAAGCTCCTTTTGTAATCTTTCTTGGTCATAAGGGCCTCAGCTATGTCCAGGAAAAGGTCCCCGGAGACCTCAGGGTCTTCCTCTTTCAAGAGTTTGGGAAAGAGAGGTTCTACTTTGTCGATGTGACCGAGTTCGATCAGCGTAACTAGAAATTTAGCTTTCAGATCTACCACAACGCCATCAGGAATTCCACAGACTTCAATTGTCTTTTGAGAGTTGTCTTGGTACTTCACAAAAAGAGTTGTGTATTCTGTCAAGATCTTCAGGcacttttcgaattttttcataGTGATTAAGAGTTCGGTAATGATGTTGACTTCTTCAAGAGTGACTAGTTTCGGACATTTGGTAAATATCTGGTCCATGGCATCCAGGGCCTGATCGTAACATGAGTCCTGAATGAAGcgttgggtgagcattttacCGTATGTGAGGAGGTCCTCACCATCCTCAGGACCCAATTGGTGGATCATCTTCAGGTAACCCTTGAGGAGGGCTTTCTTCTCACCAAAGTGCTCTTGCAAACGTGCCCGGGCCTCGTAGAGTTTCACGTCCTTTGGATTCGCCTGAATAGCTTTTGTCAGACATGTGACAGCTTGCTTGATGTTGCCTGCGTCCATGGAGAGGTTTGCCAGACGCGTCCACTGTTCGGCGTCCTTCGGAGACAGGTGGGCCGCGATCAGCGAGAACTGGAGGGCTTTCTCTGGATCATCGGCCTCGTATATCATTGCTAGGGTGTGGAAGGGCTCGGGAGCACTGGGGACTTGTCTGAAAAGTTAGCAAAGATTTTTTGagtaaaattgtaaatatcaAAGTCAAAACAGTGATCATACTTTATGAGAATAGAttatgtataaaaaaattaatggttgtttgaagaataaagaaaaatacggGAATTGTTAACAACTTTTCTCCATCGATTTGGCAAAAAACGACTCGTCTCATGCAtttaattttagttttaagtatGTTTATACTTCTGCAGAGACTTAATCGCTACCAATACATTCTAACCATACTTAGATGGGCCAAAAGCTTAATGAAACCAAATTAAATAGAATCGAATGATATTTGTTATTAGGAATGTTCGTAAAAATTCCAAGAATTCCCTACCTTATAATCTCCATACACATTTGGATGGCCAGGTCTGTATCCCCTCGTGCGTATCTCAGATTAGCTTCTCCCATGAGGCCCTGAAGTGCCAGAGGAAGATTTCGCTTCTTCTTTCGGTTTCTACGCTTCTTCGGCTCCTGTCGGAGCTCTGGCTCTTCCGTCACTGTTTCATGGGATCCAGCATCTCTATAtgtatgaaaatgaaatagttCAAACGGCCAAAAAAACTCTTCATCACTTGTGTGTAAAGTGAAAATTCATCTCACTTTAGACGCAAATGATGAAGCATCGAAAGAAAtcttttatcaataatttttgaaagtttgtgatgatgattttgagACATTGCCCGTACCTGGAGGTTCCAGCCTCTGCCCCATCAGGATCTAAATCAATCCCAGGATCCATCCTGGAAGAATACTCCGAAAACGTCAACTCCCCGTTCAAGAACTGTTTAGTGAGTTTATCCTCTTCTTCAAGCGTCAAGATGCTTTCCACTTCTTCTTCACCCTCGGACAATTCCAATTCGATTTCTGTGTGGTCCATTTCCATAGCAGCTATTGAAACGTCTTCCATATTCTCCACCTCATGGATCTCAAGGGCACTTGCCTCCACAAATTCATCCATATCCATCACCTGATCCTCCTCCAGCTCTTCGATAATCACAGGAGCTATCTCCATCGTATTAAGATTCTTGTCCATTTTGTGGAGTATTCTTTTCGAAGAATTCActtttggggaaaaataacCATTTCTTGGATGTCAATTTCACTTCTTAGAATGTGATAAAGATAAACAATTGTCATTTCAAAGTAAACTATCCTTGTTTATCGTTGTTGTGATTAACTACTACCGTTTGagataaattaaagaaatgaATGTAATCATgtagttaaaaattttaattgttctgTGATAATGTCTCTTCAATCGCTGGTGCTGACGAAAGAAATTCTGATAAGATATAGTTCGTTATGATAGTGGTATTAATGAGTGAGTAATCTTCGAGATAAGATTAGGGCGAACGAAAATGGGGGTGAGGATTGATGGTGGGC
This DNA window, taken from Diachasmimorpha longicaudata isolate KC_UGA_2023 chromosome 8, iyDiaLong2, whole genome shotgun sequence, encodes the following:
- the LOC135165579 gene encoding general transcription factor 3C polypeptide 3 isoform X2; protein product: MDKNLNTMEIAPVIIEELEEDQVMDMDEFVEASALEIHEVENMEDVSIAAMEMDHTEIELELSEGEEEVESILTLEEEDKLTKQFLNGELTFSEYSSRMDPGIDLDPDGAEAGTSRDAGSHETVTEEPELRQEPKKRRNRKKKRNLPLALQGLMGEANLRYARGDTDLAIQMCMEIIRQVPSAPEPFHTLAMIYEADDPEKALQFSLIAAHLSPKDAEQWTRLANLSMDAGNIKQAVTCLTKAIQANPKDVKLYEARARLQEHFGEKKALLKGYLKMIHQLGPEDGEDLLTYGKMLTQRFIQDSCYDQALDAMDQIFTKCPKLVTLEEVNIITELLITMKKFEKCLKILTEYTTLFVKYQDNSQKTIEVCGIPDGVVVDLKAKFLVTLIELGHIDKVEPLFPKLLKEEDPEVSGDLFLDIAEALMTKKDYKRSLMFLEPLVDSKNYSLAAVWLRYAESCAGCKDLKKSLLAYEIVTKLSPQHLEARLQLSTLYKIFGLHEKAIDVLQQDPSNDVLDPDVLYRRTILLLKTNKFDEFLKSGLLLMSRHCVTLRNKGEMASLTRPRVYQRLENLHLQRLSHGQALTDENGPTFLKNDRPNVEDEFNLFLKMCKVACELKKFGVLQRICFTALTSKRFEAKTPHIIFLALLSCIYNNDSYYGYNLARDLVRDRKKETLWNLLSIVIQRADDSRHNRFIMRLLGREDVFSYIHLLHANNCLVSGTYKYALNDYVSLFKVAPSPLLALLIGVTFLQMSSQKFSGKKHRLAIQAMAFLKKYRDMRGKDMRQESNYNIARAMHQLGLFNNAVQFYGLVLKEEKSQLVKEHEWLDLKREAAFNLHLIYMHSGNPELARIYLEEFIVV